The DNA region CCACGCCAGCGTTGCGCCGCGGGCAGCAGTATCTTCTCTTCCATGCCGATGTGCTTGAGCAGCCCGGCGCGGAATTCTGCGTAGGGCACCGGGTCGATCACGCCGGGGCGCGCGGTCGCGTTCGCCAGCAACGCTTCGAGCCGTCGATGGTCATCGGCGAGGAAGCGATACAGCGGTCCGGACACCAGCGTTCCTGCGCCAATGCAGATGAAACACTAGCTCGGTCGCATCTGCTCGCGCAGCTTGCAGCGCTCGAGGTACGTGCGCCGCACCAGTTCGGCGTCGCGCACGAAGTGTTCGAGTTCATTGATCAGCAGTGCCTGCGGCCCGTCACACAGCGCCTGCTCGGGACGCGGATGGAAGTCGACCAGCACCATGTTGGCGCCGGCAATGATCCCCTGAGCGGTCACATGCAGGATATCCAGCAGACCGTCGGGCGCGGCTTCTTTCTTGCCGACCGAGTGCGACGGATCAATGCACACCGGCACGCGCGTCAGCCGGCGCACCACCGGCACGTGGGCGAAGTCGACGAAGTTGCGGTGCGGGTCGCCGAGGTTGGTCTTCATGCCGCGCAGGCAGAAGACGATGCGATGATTGCCGCTGGTGGCGATATACTCGCAGGCGTTGAGCGACTCGTCGAGCGTGATGCCCATGCCGCGCTTGAACATCACCGGGAAGTCGTGTTGCTGCCCGACGGTCTTGAGTAACTCGAAGTTCTGCGCGTTGCGGGTCCCAATCTGCAGCATCACGCCAGTCGGATCGCCCGCGGCCTTGAGCGCGTCGCGAATCTCGTCGACCTGCGACTCGTGGGTGATTTCCATCGCCACGACTTTGATCCCGTACTTGCCGGCGAGCTCGAACAAGTACGGCAGGCAGGCCTTGCCGTGCCCCTGGAAGTCGTAGGGGCTGGTGCGCGGCTTGTACGCACCGGCCCGCGTGGTGGTGATGCCGAGGCCTTTGAGCGCACGGAACATCAGCTCGGTGTTCTCGGGAGAGTCGACCGCGCACAATCCCGGAAAGAGATGGAAGGTGTCTTGACCGAAGTGCACGCCGTTGTACTCGAACCCGATCGCCTCGGCCTGGCCCTGGTGTCGGCCGATCGCGCGATAGCGCTCTCGGATCCGTATCACCTTCTCGACCGCTGGAAACTCTTCGAACGGTT from Deltaproteobacteria bacterium includes:
- a CDS encoding 3-deoxy-7-phosphoheptulonate synthase — translated: MIIVMKDDVLPESPEVKQVIQMAARYPDVHAEVRKIQGALRVLTEIYLLGSTSTIPLEPFEEFPAVEKVIRIRERYRAIGRHQGQAEAIGFEYNGVHFGQDTFHLFPGLCAVDSPENTELMFRALKGLGITTTRAGAYKPRTSPYDFQGHGKACLPYLFELAGKYGIKVVAMEITHESQVDEIRDALKAAGDPTGVMLQIGTRNAQNFELLKTVGQQHDFPVMFKRGMGITLDESLNACEYIATSGNHRIVFCLRGMKTNLGDPHRNFVDFAHVPVVRRLTRVPVCIDPSHSVGKKEAAPDGLLDILHVTAQGIIAGANMVLVDFHPRPEQALCDGPQALLINELEHFVRDAELVRRTYLERCKLREQMRPS